The Emcibacteraceae bacterium genome window below encodes:
- a CDS encoding nucleotide sugar dehydrogenase gives MSALKLTPETRIVVVGLGYVGLPLAVALAKKFNVIGFDISEQRVSELKDGFDRTEEIERERLVASTLKVTSSVEDIKDAAVYIVTVPTPVDKKNKPDLTPVRSACEIVGPVIGKNSIVVFESTVYPGVTDEICGPILAEKSGLVCGEDFFLGYSPERINPGDKVHTVDKITKVISGQTPEVVDVLDELYCAVTTGGVFRAANIRVAEAAKVIENAQRDINIGFVNEITMIFQKLGISVYDVLEAAGTKWNFLKFTPGLVGGHCIGVDPYYLAERAKQINHDPRIILSGRAINDGMADFVAERICAQLSGNGKILVLGLTFKENCPDLRNTKAIDLIAGLKVRGFQVDVHDASADPVEAKKFFNIDLKPNLADLKDHSYTAVVGVVAHDSYKDIPGSEFERLLEPGGLIADIKAMWQNIEKPKYIRKWQL, from the coding sequence ATGTCAGCATTAAAATTAACACCTGAAACACGAATTGTTGTTGTAGGGCTTGGCTATGTGGGTCTTCCTCTTGCCGTGGCACTGGCAAAAAAATTCAATGTGATTGGCTTTGATATCAGTGAACAGCGTGTTTCTGAACTAAAAGACGGGTTTGACCGTACTGAAGAAATAGAACGGGAACGTCTGGTCGCCAGTACGCTCAAAGTCACAAGTTCTGTGGAAGATATCAAGGATGCTGCCGTTTATATTGTCACCGTACCAACACCGGTTGATAAGAAAAATAAACCTGACCTGACGCCGGTTCGCTCCGCTTGTGAAATTGTTGGGCCAGTCATTGGCAAAAACAGCATTGTTGTTTTTGAAAGTACAGTTTATCCAGGTGTGACTGATGAAATTTGTGGTCCGATCCTTGCTGAAAAATCGGGACTTGTATGCGGTGAAGACTTTTTCCTGGGCTATTCACCTGAACGGATTAACCCGGGCGATAAAGTTCACACAGTGGATAAAATTACCAAAGTGATCTCCGGCCAAACGCCGGAAGTGGTGGATGTGCTTGATGAGCTTTATTGTGCCGTGACAACCGGCGGTGTGTTCAGAGCCGCAAACATCCGTGTTGCGGAAGCTGCCAAAGTTATCGAGAATGCCCAACGCGATATTAATATCGGTTTCGTCAATGAGATCACCATGATTTTCCAAAAACTTGGTATTTCCGTTTACGATGTGCTGGAAGCGGCCGGGACAAAATGGAACTTCCTGAAATTTACGCCGGGCCTTGTTGGCGGACATTGTATTGGTGTTGATCCTTATTATCTGGCGGAACGCGCAAAACAGATTAATCACGATCCACGAATCATTTTGTCGGGCCGGGCCATTAATGACGGAATGGCGGATTTTGTCGCAGAACGAATTTGTGCCCAACTGTCAGGAAACGGTAAAATTCTTGTTCTTGGTCTTACCTTTAAGGAAAACTGTCCAGATCTTCGCAACACAAAAGCGATTGATTTGATTGCGGGCTTAAAAGTCCGTGGTTTTCAGGTTGATGTTCACGATGCATCAGCTGACCCGGTCGAAGCCAAGAAATTTTTCAATATTGACCTAAAACCGAACCTTGCCGATCTTAAAGATCATTCCTATACGGCGGTGGTCGGTGTCGTCGCCCATGACAGCTATAAGGATATACCGGGCAGTGAATTTGAACGGTTGCTGGAGCCAGGCGGACTTATTGCTGATATTAAAGCAATGTGGCAAAATATTGAGAAGCCAAAATATATCAGAAAATGGCAATTATAA
- a CDS encoding YjbH domain-containing protein — protein sequence MKYFKYALWPTLLLTPITVKAQDLSYVSDRDSGSFGSFGGVGLLEMRNARFSEDGELAVGIDHIYGGQNYYATWQATPWLETTLRFSDYNKPNDGIDKGLDIKVRLLEEGNYKPSIAIGLQDLLGDGVFSGEYIVASKKVYNFDVSVGFGFGNLAGRDRLYNIMRIFGDGFSRRSFNDPESEKLRFGNYYSGEKMAFFWGLEYKTPIEGLTAKLEYSTVDRSQIDIFKDYESKTAFNFGLNYKVNKWMEVGGGLLHGNQIALQLTLKQNLHKPVKLGFASGPPVDEIRSRELKLNAVNATDYKNKSDEDIIFERLQQMGFDITSLSLNDNLIEINVAPNQLPAQDRQLVLGAVLENYEKVRINFPDDALEGEQDNADGQLALNAFRSTAFYSRELSNVTETDRQRIAHSIMDRMSDRKLMPEEVVVGENEVWVTKNISPFTDIPVNVGRTARILTVEAPDDVDRFNIISMERGINVSKVSVLRKDFEKIADYNSSPEEILADATIEEPDLGPLGGERYNSYPNFDFGILPDIETHFGSVKDDHFKGDLNLKIFGRVNITDDLQFYAEAKQNIVGNLDQLPVSDNPNVPHVRSDIGLYAAEGKTSIQRLSLEYIKNPVRNIYTRLTAGHLEAMYSGISGEILYQTFEGSLSFGLDLNYVKQRGYDQLLDMRDYKTLTGHGTIYYVNKKYDITSKVSFGRYLAKDWGTTIDISRQFGNGIKIGAYATFTDMSYSDYGRGSFDKGIYMTIPFDFFWYRQSREQFRFDFRRLGKNGGQKLDHNTNLFDLLSSSRPYKIRNGWGRILE from the coding sequence ATGAAATATTTCAAATATGCCCTTTGGCCGACATTATTGCTTACTCCCATTACTGTTAAGGCCCAAGATTTATCTTATGTATCTGATCGGGATAGTGGATCATTCGGGTCTTTCGGTGGCGTTGGTCTTTTGGAAATGCGTAATGCCCGTTTTTCAGAAGATGGGGAACTTGCTGTCGGCATTGACCATATTTATGGCGGCCAGAATTATTATGCCACGTGGCAGGCGACGCCATGGCTGGAAACGACACTTAGATTTTCTGATTATAATAAACCCAATGATGGTATAGATAAAGGGCTGGATATAAAGGTCAGATTGCTTGAAGAAGGAAATTATAAACCATCTATTGCCATAGGGCTTCAGGATTTGCTCGGGGACGGCGTATTCAGTGGTGAATATATTGTTGCCAGCAAAAAAGTCTATAATTTTGATGTCAGTGTTGGGTTTGGATTTGGCAACTTGGCAGGCCGTGACCGTCTTTATAACATCATGCGCATATTCGGGGACGGGTTCAGCAGGCGCAGTTTCAATGATCCGGAATCGGAAAAACTGCGTTTCGGCAATTATTATTCCGGTGAAAAAATGGCCTTTTTCTGGGGACTGGAATATAAAACTCCCATTGAGGGCTTAACAGCCAAGCTTGAATATTCAACAGTTGATCGCTCACAGATTGATATATTTAAAGACTATGAAAGCAAGACGGCCTTTAATTTTGGCCTAAATTATAAAGTAAATAAATGGATGGAAGTTGGTGGTGGCCTGCTTCATGGCAATCAGATCGCTTTACAGCTGACACTAAAACAAAATCTGCATAAGCCAGTGAAGCTCGGCTTTGCCAGCGGCCCCCCGGTTGATGAAATAAGGTCACGCGAACTTAAATTAAATGCGGTTAATGCCACTGATTATAAAAATAAGTCAGACGAAGATATAATTTTTGAAAGACTTCAACAGATGGGCTTTGACATAACGTCGCTTAGTCTTAATGATAATCTTATTGAAATTAATGTAGCACCCAACCAGCTTCCTGCACAAGACAGACAGTTGGTATTGGGGGCAGTGCTTGAAAATTATGAAAAGGTCAGGATCAATTTTCCTGATGATGCTTTGGAAGGGGAGCAGGATAATGCTGACGGGCAGTTGGCCTTGAATGCCTTCAGGTCTACAGCTTTTTATAGTCGCGAGCTTTCCAATGTGACAGAAACGGACAGACAGCGAATTGCGCATTCAATTATGGACAGAATGTCGGACAGAAAACTGATGCCTGAAGAAGTGGTTGTTGGTGAGAATGAAGTTTGGGTAACTAAAAATATTTCACCGTTTACCGATATTCCGGTTAATGTCGGTCGCACTGCCAGAATATTAACGGTGGAAGCACCAGACGATGTGGACCGGTTTAATATTATTTCAATGGAGCGGGGGATCAACGTATCAAAAGTGTCGGTTTTGCGTAAGGATTTTGAGAAGATTGCCGATTATAACAGCAGCCCCGAAGAAATTCTGGCTGATGCAACGATTGAAGAACCGGACTTGGGTCCACTTGGTGGTGAGCGTTACAATAGTTATCCGAATTTTGACTTTGGTATTTTACCGGATATCGAAACACATTTTGGCTCAGTAAAAGATGACCATTTTAAAGGTGATTTAAATTTAAAAATATTTGGACGGGTTAATATTACAGATGATCTACAGTTTTATGCGGAAGCAAAGCAGAACATCGTAGGTAATCTTGATCAACTGCCGGTCTCGGATAACCCCAATGTGCCTCATGTCAGAAGTGATATCGGTTTATATGCAGCGGAGGGAAAAACGAGTATTCAGCGTTTAAGCCTTGAATATATTAAAAATCCGGTCAGAAATATTTATACAAGACTGACCGCAGGGCATCTTGAAGCAATGTATTCCGGTATCAGTGGCGAAATTCTTTATCAGACATTTGAAGGCAGTCTTTCATTCGGTCTGGATTTAAATTATGTGAAACAGCGTGGTTATGATCAACTATTGGATATGCGGGACTATAAAACCCTTACTGGCCACGGAACCATCTATTATGTGAATAAAAAATATGATATTACCAGCAAAGTTAGCTTTGGCAGATATCTGGCAAAAGACTGGGGCACAACAATCGATATTTCCCGGCAGTTTGGCAATGGAATAAAAATTGGTGCTTATGCAACTTTCACGGATATGAGCTACAGTGATTATGGCCGGGGCAGTTTTGATAAAGGAATTTATATGACGATACCGTTTGATTTCTTCTGGTATCGACAAAGTCGTGAACAATTTAGATTTGATTTCAGAAGGCTGGGTAAAAATGGTGGTCAGAAACTGGATCATAATACAAATCTTTTTGACCTTTTATCCTCAAGTCGGCCATATAAAATAAGAAACGGCTGGGGCAGAATACTGGAATAA
- a CDS encoding SLBB domain-containing protein: MLLHVGGVKKTGSLRNIILQRGDQKIPVDLYDVIEGSSGELINLQDGDRLIVPTIGATVAIYGNVIRPGIYEAPGGQSKISAQEALSLAGGTIRSRGNAITHMRFDNDGRSNFEKLDMRSDIAGGEIVVVNLLENSEVGKVTLTGHVTTPGVRSVSTYSTVKDLIGSVKNLTDNPYLLFGVIERTDPLTRTRTLIPFNPQKVLYGNENVSLIDEDKVIIYGSDDIEFLRSDAIRQAVFTSEYLEEELLPNGNINKKYCEPVKNLASIIADTQSDRFATAIRAVFVRRESTQEQDKDRELTLDDSELALLNEQRRQSLLALNAVPTDQAVRELNKRADEDMEGEEEVVDYSNCPRIYQDVSNLLSFTLEHIISVDGAVRLPGVFPITTETSVDLLLSVAGGTSNDANMNRIEITSYREQAKDGNLVMNWEYIDSSVSNLNKVTVNPGGGVRVSSVYTNFESGAVLLSGEFVEPGVYTIRKGEKLSSLIARAGGITDQAYPYGAIFTRDRVKTMQRQQMQQTAQRLQSAMVSASVKKNVDPNGAIALQRMINGMADQQFLGRVVIEADPVVLGLDPSKDIVLEAGDSLFMPKRPNFIVTVGDVLNPSALQFVPGKGVSSYLEEVGGFTRAADEDRVFVVYPNGVAKPISLASWGGDRNLSIPPGSAIVVPTDLSPYDSLTLVREIGDIFRNLAVSAASIAVLVRN; the protein is encoded by the coding sequence GTGCTGTTACATGTAGGTGGTGTTAAAAAAACCGGCTCTCTCAGAAATATAATTCTACAAAGAGGGGATCAGAAAATTCCCGTAGACTTATATGATGTTATTGAAGGATCCAGCGGAGAACTGATCAATTTGCAGGATGGCGACCGGTTGATAGTTCCGACCATTGGCGCAACAGTGGCCATATACGGTAATGTTATCAGGCCCGGAATTTATGAAGCACCGGGCGGACAGTCAAAAATTTCTGCCCAAGAAGCCCTTTCACTTGCCGGTGGAACCATTAGATCGCGGGGAAATGCCATAACCCATATGCGCTTTGATAATGATGGCCGTTCCAATTTCGAAAAACTGGATATGAGATCCGATATCGCTGGCGGTGAAATTGTCGTTGTAAACCTGCTTGAAAATTCTGAAGTTGGCAAGGTTACATTGACCGGGCATGTGACAACCCCGGGTGTTCGGTCGGTAAGTACATATTCTACGGTTAAAGATCTGATTGGATCGGTTAAAAATCTGACCGATAACCCATATTTGCTTTTCGGCGTTATTGAACGCACAGATCCTTTGACCAGAACGAGAACTTTGATCCCCTTTAATCCACAGAAAGTTCTTTATGGAAATGAAAATGTTAGTTTAATTGATGAAGATAAAGTCATCATTTATGGCAGTGATGATATTGAATTTTTAAGATCCGATGCAATCCGTCAGGCGGTTTTTACCAGTGAATATCTGGAAGAAGAACTGTTGCCCAACGGTAATATTAACAAGAAATATTGTGAACCTGTAAAAAATCTTGCCAGTATTATCGCCGATACACAGTCAGACCGCTTTGCAACCGCTATCCGTGCTGTTTTCGTACGCCGTGAAAGCACCCAGGAACAGGATAAAGACAGGGAATTAACACTTGATGATAGTGAATTGGCGCTGCTCAATGAACAGCGCCGCCAATCTTTGCTCGCCTTAAATGCCGTTCCGACCGATCAGGCGGTAAGGGAATTGAATAAAAGAGCCGATGAAGATATGGAAGGGGAAGAGGAAGTTGTTGATTATTCCAATTGCCCAAGGATTTATCAGGATGTGAGTAACCTTCTTTCCTTTACTCTGGAACATATTATCTCTGTTGATGGTGCGGTTAGATTGCCAGGCGTGTTTCCGATTACCACTGAAACGTCGGTTGATCTCCTGTTGTCTGTTGCCGGCGGCACGTCAAATGATGCCAACATGAACAGAATTGAAATTACCAGCTACCGCGAGCAGGCAAAAGACGGCAACCTTGTGATGAACTGGGAATATATCGATAGTTCAGTTTCCAATCTTAACAAAGTGACCGTTAATCCTGGTGGTGGTGTGCGGGTAAGCAGTGTTTATACCAATTTTGAATCTGGGGCGGTGCTTCTTTCCGGCGAATTTGTTGAACCCGGCGTTTATACCATCCGCAAAGGGGAGAAGCTTTCATCACTTATTGCCAGAGCCGGTGGCATTACTGATCAGGCCTATCCCTACGGCGCCATTTTTACCAGAGACCGGGTGAAAACCATGCAGCGTCAGCAGATGCAGCAGACGGCCCAGAGATTACAGTCGGCGATGGTTTCCGCTTCCGTGAAAAAGAATGTTGATCCAAATGGCGCCATTGCCCTGCAACGGATGATTAACGGTATGGCTGATCAGCAATTTTTGGGACGCGTTGTTATTGAGGCTGACCCGGTTGTCCTGGGGCTTGATCCAAGCAAGGATATCGTCCTTGAAGCAGGTGACAGTCTGTTTATGCCCAAAAGACCGAATTTCATTGTTACCGTCGGTGATGTGTTAAATCCAAGTGCGCTTCAGTTTGTTCCTGGAAAAGGCGTCAGCAGCTATCTTGAGGAAGTGGGCGGGTTTACCCGTGCTGCTGACGAAGATCGGGTGTTTGTTGTTTATCCTAATGGAGTTGCCAAACCAATCAGCCTGGCGTCATGGGGCGGGGACAGGAACCTAAGTATTCCGCCGGGTTCGGCCATTGTGGTGCCTACAGACCTCAGCCCGTATGACAGCCTGACTCTGGTGCGCGAAATCGGCGACATATTCAGAAATCTGGCGGTTTCAGCAGCATCGATCGCGGTTCTTGTCAGAAATTAA
- a CDS encoding polysaccharide biosynthesis/export family protein: protein MVRRKNSVLKILSFFLVVQIAGMCSAFAQSGLEQSIFDQIKRQTGSTTDATTVRSPLDQTRQQDYVDKLNEQLERRKNAGPSIIEKDYNERLGDIEEQDNKELTQFGYTIFDRLPMMNQIMTGTVPDSYKLGVGDDLIVNFKGSREEVISVKIDREGRLIIPSLNPMNVSGLTLGEVKDSLEAQVSESMIGTEAYISVATLRQISVLVAGEVENPSIVNTTSLSTRLKCCYM from the coding sequence ATGGTCAGAAGAAAAAATAGCGTCCTTAAAATACTGTCATTTTTCCTTGTTGTGCAAATTGCAGGTATGTGTTCTGCATTTGCGCAGTCAGGACTGGAACAGTCTATATTTGATCAGATCAAACGGCAAACGGGCTCTACCACTGATGCAACCACTGTTCGATCCCCGCTGGATCAGACCCGTCAACAGGACTATGTAGATAAACTTAATGAACAGCTTGAAAGAAGGAAAAATGCGGGTCCGTCGATCATTGAAAAAGATTATAATGAGCGTCTGGGGGATATTGAAGAACAAGACAATAAAGAACTGACACAGTTTGGATATACTATATTTGACAGACTGCCGATGATGAACCAGATCATGACCGGTACTGTTCCGGACAGTTATAAGCTGGGCGTGGGCGATGATCTGATTGTCAATTTTAAAGGTTCGAGAGAAGAAGTTATTTCTGTAAAGATTGACCGGGAAGGCCGTCTTATTATCCCGTCACTCAATCCGATGAATGTTTCCGGCTTAACGCTGGGTGAGGTTAAGGATTCATTAGAAGCTCAGGTTTCTGAAAGTATGATCGGAACCGAGGCCTATATTTCTGTTGCAACACTGCGTCAGATTTCGGTTCTTGTTGCGGGCGAAGTAGAAAATCCCTCAATTGTCAATACCACGAGTCTGTCAACCCGATTGAAGTGCTGTTACATGTAG
- a CDS encoding 4-(cytidine 5'-diphospho)-2-C-methyl-D-erythritol kinase: protein MLAAAKINLDLRITGRRDDGYHLLDSIVVFADYGDILTVETGRGLTLEISGPFSDGLDYGPDNLIIKAAQLFFKETAISPNVNFKLIKNLPVSSGIGGGSADAAAAIRLLMDLYKPEISQTRIMALALEIGADVPVCLYSQSAQMCGIGERIKPITIADDIYMLLVNPLKSVSTADVFKAYANSGQDFESEREIAKGPVHIQLMLNILKDSTNSLEQAACALESEIEDILKALNKTEGALISRMSGSGATCFSLYRTKEDCAAAALKIREFNKSWWVRETKII, encoded by the coding sequence GTGCTTGCAGCGGCTAAAATTAATCTTGATTTGCGGATAACGGGCCGTCGTGATGACGGTTATCACCTGCTTGACAGTATTGTTGTTTTTGCTGACTACGGAGATATACTGACAGTTGAGACTGGAAGGGGGCTAACTCTCGAAATTAGCGGGCCTTTTTCTGATGGACTGGACTATGGGCCTGATAATCTTATCATAAAAGCCGCACAGCTATTCTTTAAAGAAACGGCCATTTCACCAAATGTGAATTTTAAGCTCATAAAAAATCTACCGGTCTCTTCCGGAATTGGTGGTGGGTCTGCTGACGCAGCTGCCGCCATCAGATTATTAATGGATTTATATAAGCCGGAAATCAGCCAAACAAGAATAATGGCATTAGCCCTTGAAATTGGCGCGGATGTTCCTGTTTGTCTCTACAGCCAGTCAGCGCAGATGTGTGGTATTGGTGAGAGAATTAAGCCAATTACAATAGCGGATGACATATATATGTTGCTTGTTAATCCCTTAAAATCGGTCAGTACTGCAGATGTCTTTAAAGCCTATGCCAATTCGGGTCAGGATTTTGAAAGTGAAAGAGAAATCGCTAAAGGTCCGGTTCATATTCAGTTAATGCTGAATATCCTAAAAGACAGCACAAATTCGCTGGAGCAGGCGGCTTGCGCTCTTGAAAGTGAGATTGAGGACATTTTAAAAGCACTCAATAAAACAGAAGGGGCATTAATCAGTCGAATGTCGGGAAGCGGAGCTACCTGTTTTTCGCTTTACCGCACAAAAGAGGACTGTGCCGCAGCAGCCTTAAAAATAAGGGAATTTAATAAAAGCTGGTGGGTTAGGGAAACAAAAATAATATAA
- a CDS encoding tetratricopeptide repeat protein, whose translation MNYILSRLFTVMTLVVLMASVVVSFFVSASGQAVSEDKEELPFGEYLAGRHALSNNQYDVAAENYLKALEYDPDNVSLNQFTLGILVTDGRFEDAIKIARKLEGLDQKSDLSELILFFNDVKQKSYAKALEDVDTISNSGILNLIKPIFKGWIYAGQKDRQSLDGIVATFDEASSFNFFNYFQAGLMYEYLGDIEQAKLYYSKSLNEGGSPSLRAIEAYGKILARMGDKNQAVDVLQGYLDEAPTNVQIKAALDEIEKGGKLAPFISDVNDGYAELFYSVATILMQDNVRRVATNYLQYALYFKPDFPLANFLQAQIFEDDKFFEGAEKQLNRISSDSPLYFQTNLQKAWLYNEMALSDKALEAFKALEKQYPDNREVLNALAEFYRTHEQYQDAIGVYDKVVATVDKETERDWILYYTRGIVLDQLKRWDEAEGDFKKALEIRPEQPMVMNYLAYSWVDRGKNYEEAKAMLERAVELRPNDGYIVDSLGWALFKMGDVEEAVPVLERAAQLQTQDWAINDHLGDIYWVVGRKNEARFQWRHALSLKPDEDKIDGIKDKIKNGYQKK comes from the coding sequence ATGAATTATATATTGAGCAGACTGTTCACCGTGATGACGTTGGTGGTGTTAATGGCATCGGTCGTTGTCTCTTTTTTTGTCTCGGCGTCCGGTCAGGCGGTTTCGGAGGACAAAGAAGAGCTGCCCTTTGGTGAATATCTTGCCGGAAGACACGCCCTTTCAAACAATCAGTATGATGTCGCCGCCGAAAATTACCTGAAAGCGCTTGAATATGATCCTGATAATGTGTCGCTTAATCAGTTTACCTTAGGTATTCTGGTGACGGACGGCCGCTTTGAAGATGCCATAAAAATTGCCAGAAAACTTGAGGGCCTTGACCAGAAAAGTGATCTTTCCGAACTTATTCTGTTTTTTAACGATGTAAAGCAGAAGTCGTATGCAAAAGCCCTTGAGGATGTTGATACCATTTCGAATAGTGGCATTTTGAACCTGATCAAGCCGATTTTCAAAGGCTGGATTTATGCGGGTCAGAAAGACAGACAGTCACTGGATGGCATTGTTGCGACATTTGATGAAGCATCCAGTTTTAATTTCTTCAATTATTTTCAGGCAGGCCTGATGTATGAATATCTGGGAGATATTGAACAGGCTAAGCTGTATTATTCAAAATCACTGAATGAGGGTGGCTCACCGAGCCTCCGGGCAATCGAAGCTTACGGAAAAATTCTTGCCCGTATGGGCGATAAAAATCAGGCCGTTGATGTGTTGCAGGGGTATCTAGATGAAGCGCCGACAAATGTGCAAATAAAAGCGGCCCTTGATGAAATTGAAAAAGGCGGGAAGCTGGCGCCATTTATCAGTGACGTAAATGATGGCTATGCGGAGCTTTTTTATTCAGTCGCCACCATTTTGATGCAGGATAATGTCAGGCGGGTCGCCACAAATTATCTGCAATATGCTCTCTATTTTAAACCGGATTTTCCGCTGGCCAATTTCCTTCAGGCTCAGATTTTCGAAGATGACAAGTTTTTTGAAGGGGCGGAGAAGCAGTTAAACCGCATCAGCAGCGACAGTCCGCTTTATTTCCAGACGAACCTGCAAAAAGCATGGCTTTATAACGAGATGGCTCTTTCTGATAAGGCTCTTGAAGCATTTAAGGCGTTGGAAAAACAGTATCCTGATAATCGGGAAGTGCTTAATGCCCTGGCTGAATTTTACCGTACCCACGAGCAGTATCAGGACGCAATCGGTGTCTATGACAAGGTTGTTGCGACAGTGGATAAGGAAACGGAAAGGGACTGGATCCTTTATTATACGCGCGGCATAGTGCTGGATCAGCTTAAACGCTGGGACGAAGCGGAAGGGGATTTCAAGAAAGCCCTGGAAATCAGACCCGAACAACCGATGGTGATGAATTATCTGGCCTATTCGTGGGTTGATCGCGGCAAAAATTATGAAGAAGCAAAAGCCATGCTTGAACGTGCAGTTGAGCTTAGACCCAATGATGGATATATCGTTGACAGCCTTGGCTGGGCGCTTTTTAAAATGGGCGATGTTGAAGAAGCGGTTCCGGTGTTAGAGCGGGCAGCACAGCTTCAAACGCAGGATTGGGCCATAAATGACCATCTGGGCGATATATATTGGGTGGTCGGGCGGAAAAATGAAGCGCGCTTTCAATGGCGTCATGCCCTGTCTTTAAAACCGGATGAAGATAAAATTGACGGTATAAAAGACAAAATTAAAAACGGTTATCAGAAAAAATAA
- a CDS encoding electron transfer flavoprotein-ubiquinone oxidoreductase translates to MEREFMEYDIVIVGGGPAGLSSAIRFKQLADQAGKDYSVCVLEKGSEIGAHILSGAVIDPIALNELFPDWRNMDAPVTVEVTENKHYMLSEKGKTSLPHFLMPPLLSNKGNYIVSLGNLSRWLAGQAENMGIEIFPGFAAAEVLYHDDGSVKGVATGDMGVAADGSHKDSYMPGMELHAKYTFFAEGARGSLSKQVIEKFDLRKDREPQTYGIGIKELWEVKSEKHKEGTVIHTQGWPLSNDTVGGGFCYHLDNNQVAIGFVVGLDYANPYLSPFDEMQRYKTHSLFEGLFDGAKRISYGARAINEGGLQSVPKLSFPGGALIGCSAGFVNVPRIKGTHNAMKSGMLAAEEAFKAFENGASGALDGYEQAFKDSWIYKDLKRVRNAKPAIHRFGAFWGTLYGGFDMWMNNIGLGFLLPWTFSHDRDNECLKPAAECEKINYPKPDGVVTFDKLSSVFLSNTNHAEDQPCHLKLKDENVPVAVNYEIYDGPEARFCPAGVYEFLMDGEKPRLQINAQNCVHCKTCDIKDPNQNINWVTPEGGGGPNYPNM, encoded by the coding sequence ATGGAACGCGAGTTTATGGAATATGATATTGTGATTGTCGGTGGTGGTCCCGCCGGACTAAGCAGTGCAATCCGTTTCAAGCAACTGGCTGATCAGGCGGGGAAGGATTATAGCGTTTGTGTTCTTGAAAAAGGATCGGAAATTGGCGCCCATATCCTTTCCGGTGCGGTGATTGACCCTATTGCCCTTAATGAACTGTTTCCTGACTGGCGGAATATGGATGCCCCCGTCACGGTTGAGGTGACTGAGAACAAGCATTATATGCTAAGCGAAAAGGGCAAAACGTCACTTCCCCATTTTTTAATGCCGCCGCTGCTGAGCAATAAGGGAAATTATATTGTCAGTCTTGGCAATTTAAGCCGCTGGCTCGCCGGACAGGCCGAAAATATGGGGATTGAAATTTTTCCGGGTTTTGCGGCTGCGGAAGTTCTTTATCATGATGACGGCTCGGTTAAAGGGGTGGCCACCGGTGATATGGGTGTGGCGGCAGACGGTAGCCATAAGGACAGCTATATGCCGGGTATGGAACTTCATGCGAAATATACATTCTTCGCCGAAGGGGCGCGCGGATCACTCAGCAAACAGGTGATTGAAAAATTTGATTTAAGAAAAGACAGGGAACCGCAGACATACGGCATCGGCATCAAGGAACTCTGGGAAGTTAAAAGTGAAAAGCATAAAGAGGGAACAGTCATCCATACCCAGGGCTGGCCGCTGTCAAATGATACAGTTGGCGGTGGTTTCTGTTATCATCTGGACAATAATCAGGTGGCGATCGGATTTGTGGTCGGTCTTGATTATGCTAATCCTTATTTATCGCCGTTTGATGAAATGCAGCGTTATAAAACCCACTCGTTGTTTGAAGGTTTGTTTGATGGGGCAAAGCGGATTTCCTACGGCGCGCGCGCCATTAATGAAGGCGGGCTACAATCGGTGCCGAAGCTTAGCTTTCCGGGCGGTGCGCTCATTGGCTGTTCTGCCGGGTTTGTTAACGTGCCGCGCATTAAAGGGACCCATAATGCCATGAAAAGCGGAATGCTGGCAGCGGAGGAAGCCTTCAAAGCCTTTGAAAATGGTGCTTCAGGGGCGCTCGACGGCTATGAGCAGGCCTTTAAGGACAGCTGGATTTATAAGGACCTTAAAAGGGTCCGTAATGCCAAACCTGCTATCCATAGGTTTGGGGCGTTTTGGGGGACGCTATATGGTGGCTTTGATATGTGGATGAATAATATTGGTCTTGGGTTTTTGCTGCCCTGGACTTTTTCCCATGACCGCGACAATGAATGCCTTAAACCCGCGGCGGAATGCGAAAAAATTAATTATCCAAAACCGGATGGGGTTGTGACGTTTGATAAACTTTCCTCGGTATTTCTGTCCAATACCAACCATGCCGAGGATCAGCCCTGCCATTTAAAATTAAAAGATGAAAATGTGCCGGTCGCTGTTAATTATGAAATATATGACGGGCCGGAAGCACGGTTCTGCCCGGCAGGGGTCTATGAATTTCTGATGGACGGCGAAAAACCGCGACTACAGATTAATGCACAAAACTGTGTTCACTGCAAAACCTGTGATATCAAGGATCCAAACCAGAATATAAATTGGGTGACACCGGAAGGCGGCGGCGGGCCTAACTATCCGAATATGTAA